The window TCCTACATGGTGTAACTGTCCCTAATGagcacaaattttataattttttaatattttttcttttctaatttttccattGCAGCCGTCAAGAGTCTCTAgccacaaaaaataataaaaaattcaaaaaaattaaaaatttgtccGTATTAGTAATGGTCATGCTATATAGAATGATTGGTGTTTATACTAGTGAttgttggccaaaattggcctaCCGGACTTAATTTtatacaaatacaaaagatttatgactaaattggtcaaattaaaaagttaaattaatattaatattaatacaatacatttatttatttttgtacttttcccaaaTATATCACTATTCTATACTGTAGGCTTTAAACCCATAGGCCTACCAAAACCAGGCTATCCAACCGGTTCGATCAAGTACTGGCCTGACTCTCGATCCAGTCCATGATCTTACGCCGTTTGTAGATGAGACCAGTCACAACTTGGCCAAACCAGTCCGCTCGATTTCAATCGCAGACGATGCAGACCGGTCTGTCATCCTATGCCGTTTCTTGTGTCCCAGTGGCTAGCAGCATCGTTGCCTAAGCACGAGAGCCCGCAATCCTTTCACCATTGCTAGCGGGCATACGCATTCGTAGACGAGTTTCGTCCAAGTTAATGGCGTCGTGGAAAGTGCCTACCATGCTCAGAAAACTAGAACAAAGAAGTTCCAGAACATGCTAGGAATATTTTTGCACAAGAAAGGGACAGTCCCCCAGACTTAATAACTATTTTGTCACTTCTGTTTCGGCTTTGGTATTGCGGTTAGGTGATATCTTGAGGCAATTTTCATTACACCACTCTGTTCAGTCAGgatcaaaaaattcaaagagaattattttcttaatgCGTGAATTATCAGATTTTTTTACCTATCCCTTAACAACTGATCCTGAAGAGTCGGTCAAAACATTACAGTCTCCCTTAATAAGTTATGGCTGCCATCTCTGAGAAGAAGTTCCTTAGTTATTTTTGTACACCATGTCTGTTATTGTACTTCCCATCTTCCGGAGACTCTTCCCAGTCCATCTTTTCAGCAATGTCTCCAGCATTTCTTGTTCTAACCTGCATAATCTTCGGACCTCTCCCATCTTCCGGAGACTCTTCCCAGTCCATCTTTTCAGCAATGTCTCCGGCATTTCTTGTTCTAACCTGCATAATCTTCGGACCTCCGATGTCGAGAGCACTGCTTTAGCTTCCGCTGTCGACCATTCAAGAAATAATTCGAGGTGATACTCTTCAGTCAACAAAGAGAACATCCATGGTGAAAATAATGGAGAGACCTTGCTCGAGAGGAAGATCTTCAGATGGGTGTGGGTACGACTTTAAACTAGAGCACATGGAGAGGACAAAACTGGTCGAATGTGCATATCCTGCTTATTTTTACAGTCACCAAAAACTCTGTAGTTTTACAGATGAAAAGCTCCCGAGCAACACATCTTCATTTACCAGACATCTGGAGAAGATCGCCAAAAACTCAAGCCTTCGTGCTGACTACCATGAGCTCCATATGCAATAATTTACTGCTCGAGACACAGAGACTGGTAGCTCAGAAGGTGTGCTGAACAATGACCGTATGAGGCATGAGACATGAAATCATTGCCAGATCCTCACAAGGTCAGCCTTAGGTTCCGACCTCCACTTTTCTCTGATATGAAGACAAGGCTCAGTTTGTAAAGAGCGACGCTTTCAAATTCAAGCAATTCCTCTCCACTAAAAAGGGCTACTGTTGTCCTTGGCTATCGATTTACAACGGTCGTCCTCAACCAACTTGCGACTGGCATAACATGAGCTCAAGATCAAGGAAATCATCCTCTGAAGATTTCTGTACTCCACCGCAAGCTTCACATCCCAATCCATTTTCTCCCTGCAAAGTCAAATCATCAATCACACACAAAATGAAATCTATTCCTGATGTAGTACAGACAGTGGTCACATATTAAAGATGCTTGGATGTCAAATTATTCTAACTAAAATCAGTTCAAAGACTCTATATTGTAGATTATCATATGCCAATTAACTTTTTCTATCAGCAAGGACGTCCTGAAAAggatttcaagaaaatgtaaCTTTTGCaagattttcttccaaattgtACAAGGGCCATTATTAGCATATGGGTAAATGCGTGAGTATGCACAGGCTAAGAGCCAGAAATTTCACATGTTTTCTGGAAAAGTAGGTGAATAGTTTCCTGAAGAGTTTCCAGAGAAGGCTATTTACCCGGACACACTATCCACCTCACCAAGGTTTTCCATCATCCCACTGAAAGTCAAGGAGAGGTCCTCAAGAACCTCAATTTCTATCTTTAGCTTCTCCTGCAGCTGCTTacatgaagagaaaaaaatgaacattgCAATTACATGACAGACTCAAGTCACAGTAGAAAATTAATCACCAAATCAATAGCCAACTCAAATGGGCAAGAGactatttattttccttttccaatcGTCATCGTTCTCTTGTAGTCTTACCCACATACAATATTACAAATGATATTGATTTTCAGACAAGCTCAAAAAATGGGTATTGGCATGGAAGCAATCATAAACTAAAAGGTACTCACTAGAGAGATATCTTAAGACTCAAGCCTACATGTAGAAAATACATTCCAACAATCATAAGATGCATTTATCTTATGCTTAGACGGATAAGATGCAATCAGTAATATTCATGAATTCACTCTATTTTCCATTTGGATTTAGTTAATGGTTGAGCAATGCTTTTTTGTATGATCGTCTTGTTGAGGACTGGACACGTTCTTATGGACATTTGAGGTAAAAGGTTCAATGGATCACAAAAGGCCACGCGCTAAATCTTATTAAATTAAACTCACAGGAAGAAGAGAAGCAATCATACAGGAGAATCAGCATCCAGGAAATCCTCCCGAGCTCTTCTAAAATGGGTCAGCAATGGAACTGGCAAGCCATAATGGAAGTTGCTATGGTTGTCTGAAAACCAAGTACCCCTCACCATATGAGTTGTGCCACTGGATGCGTCCAATTCATCAGAACAAACATCCTGAGAACCATCTATATCTGCACAAAGAGGATTGAAATCACATCCTACCAATGCATATAAGCCATAAATAGGagcaaatgtgaacacttccaTTTACATCCTGTTTCGTTTGGAATAGAACTATTCTGCATATTGTCCAAGAAATACAACATTTCATCCcaaatgaatatgatgaaattGGAATTGCCCAGTTGGACGACGTCATATGGGTTATCCATTTGAGGCATGAATCCATAAAAGGTAATTAGATGCAAACTGGAGAAGTTCCCGCAAATAAGATAGAACTGTTCTCCTGCGTGACATGGTCTTGACATGCGGAACTTTAATGTGTTTGTTGCAGAATCAACTTTGCCATACTGCATGATAGCAGCTGTCAAAATAGAGCAAATGAGTGATGAGGAGGAACCCAAACAGAGTGAAACAGAAGTCCATTAAACCGAATCTGCAAATATGAACAACAAATGACTGGTTTCTGTAATTTTCACCCCACTGTAATAGAAAGTTTTCCTTGTCACAATTCTGGGAGTTGATGACTCTGGTTTCTGTAATGTTCTTTTCCCCAAAGTCACAGATCAGCTGAATAATTGCTTCCCGCAAATCTTGCAGGACGTCCTTGTGAGAGCAAGTATCATCCAGAAACGAGCTATTGACATGAGAAAGCATAGAATTTAGAGCTTCCAGTTCATTTTTCTGGGTGTAGTATCCCATGGGTGAACAGCTATCATCCTCGCAAAAATAGAGTTCAGCCTGCGTGTTAGAGAGTCAATCAACTCATATTAGTAACACTCACTCACATTAGTACCTACTCAGATATTTTTGTGATCCCTTATCTATAGTATAGGTAATATTTAGCCAAAGGGCCACACAGAAGAAGACATGCATACCTCATCCAAGTGCATAATTCTCGACATTTGCAGCATTGCTTCAGCTGTAGTGTGTGCCCATTTGGGATGCAAAGCATTCTTGAGCTGTATATGCACTTCCACATCATGTCCCTTGCTTTGCAGTAATTTCTATCAGAAAAGGAATGGATGAAACATACTCAGTCCACATAGATGGCAAACCTATAGGAGGTGCAAAACTAAGATAATACTTTCTATGAcattttggaatataaattcaAAGATAGTAATGTCATTTCCATTTTCCTGCTTCGAAAGCAATTGCAACAGAGATACAGGTGTGGAACACCAGTTCATCATCTACTTGCAATACAAATCACGTGAAGATCATAAAAGATATATGTCAATTGAATAACCAAACTATTTCAAGGCAACATATAGGTAATTCCAAAGTCATGTTGGCTCACCTTAAGTGATGGTGCAATAGCAGCAGATATCAACATCAAGTCAACCCTCAATAAAGGGGTACTGGCATAGGGCAGTAGACCAATGTGAAACCTCAAGGATCCAGAAACTGCCTTGCATTTCATTGAGGCCATCCTAGTGATCACAAAGCTAGGAAGCCCATCCCATATTGCGTTGCTAAGAAGCCTTTAAATATAGTGGTGGTAGAATGAACATAGAACCCATGTATCATCACAAAGGCAACAGGTTACATTCCTttgctttcaattttctttccaagccaaaaaatttcaatccCGATAAAACTAGGTCTGCAGTCTTCTTCTGCATGTGTTCAACCAGCATGTCCTCATAAACAATTGCATCTGATTCCTTCAAAAGTTTGTGCTGTTGCATACTTGAAAAGACTTTTCTAGCTTCTTCTATTGTCCCATGCTTACAAAATCCAGAGATGACAGCACAGAATGCAACATCACTTGGAGGGAAGCCCTCTTGCACCATCTCATCCAGGACTTCAACCACTTTCTCAGCCTGCCCTGACTTAGTTGCATGGAGAATCGTCAGAGAGTATTTGAACTCCATGGGTCCACTCATAACACTGGCCAGGCAATCACGGATGAGCATCATAGTCGCATCAATCTCCCCGATTTTGCTGAGTCCTTTAGCAAGAGAACAATATGCATCTATAGAGGGGAGACACGACATCTCCATTATCTTATTATAAAATGTGCACGCCTCTTTTATTTCCCCGAGCGCAACAAGACATTCGATTGTGATACTGTAAGTCAAGGAATTGGGCTTGATTTGGGTGCTCTTCATTTCATCAAATAGAGACATTACTAATTTCACATCCCCAGACTTTTTCAAAGCCCCCAACAGGATATTGTAGATCGACACGCTGCAGTAACCTTTTACTTTCAAGTCCCTGAAAACATCTAAAGCTATTGGTATCCTCTCTTCCACACAAACGAAAGATGAGAAGAAACTGGAGAGATCGTTCATCACAGAAAATCCAAACTTCTCCATCTGCATCAGCAACTTGCTGAAATCCTCCATTCTTCTCATCTCAGCGTAAGAAACCAGAATGGGATTAACTGTCCTGAAATCTGGCCAAAGATCATCCTGCAACATTATAAAGAAAAGCTTGTGAGCCTTATCAACATGCTTGACACTACACAAGCCTTCAATAAGAGCGTTATAGATCCGCAAGTCAGCCTGATATCCTAAGTCAATTAAATCCTTCAACAAGCCACAAGCAGATTCAACTTTGCCACATGCAACAAATGACTCAACTAATACGCCATAAATCGCCCGAtcaattaaaaaacattttgcTTTCATCTCCTGAAACAGCTCAAAGGCCTTGTCcgttctctttcctttacaCAATCCCGTAACCAAGGTTCCATATGCCATAACATCAGCCTTGACACCATCTCTCTTCATTTCCTCCCACACCCCTAAGCATCCGTCTAAATTCCCCTCCGAAACCAATATCTTAACCATTGCCGTGTATGCAAAAACATCCGGCTTGCACAAGTTTGCTCTCATTTTAGccaaaatctccatcatttcatTAATCCTCCCTGCCTTACACAATCCTTTTATCAGGATCATGTAAGTGACGCTATCCTCAACTAGGCCATCAAACCTAAAATCATCGTAAACAGACAATGCCAGATCCAAATGATCAGTCCTCACCAACCCATCAATAATCTTGTTATACAAGAAAACACGTGGCTTCACGCCgaacttcttcatcttctcataCACATAGTAAAGCCTCAATCCCCTCCTGGCATCCGCATGCATCCTAATCAAAATCTCGAATTGCTTCTCACTAGGCGGCTTCCAATGCGAGTCCATCAACTCGGGCACCTGGTCAGCAGCCCGGAACTTGTCGTTCCTATTCAAGCAATAAGCAAGTGCATTATAGGCAGCATAGTCATGCCTATAACCCTTTTGCCTACCTGCCCAAGCAAAGAACTTGGAGGCGATCGTGGCGTTATTCTCCGCCTTGAGCACCTCGGCGACGACGGGCGGGCCCCAGTCGCCGCGGTTCCGGCGGAACGCGTCGACGATGAACCGGGCGATCGGAGAGAGGCGGCGCGAGGCGGCGAGGGAGGAGGCAGGCTCGGGCGCCGGCGGCGGAGATTGGAGGGCGCCGTGGTGGTCCGGGTCCCATTCGTGGAGGTGGAAGGGGGCCGGAGGGCTCGTGGGTCTCGGGCTTCGCCGGGCGGCGATGGCCTTGCGGGAGGAGAAGAGGCCGCCGTACACGACGGGGCGGTTCTGGGAGGACTTGCGGTGGCCGTAGAAGAAGTAAGGCTTGAAGGGCTCCGGCGCCGGACGGTGGTTGGGCGGCATCTGGAGTCCTTCTGGtggcgtcgccgccgccgccgccgtcggacGGCTTAGAGAGTGGAGGAGAGACGGCCGGCGAGCGCAGCTTAGGTTGTAGGAATTTGCTTCTTGaggtttacaatttttgaaattgcaaTGTGCACCCTATATTTTGGAGTCCATTTCAATTGTACCCCTCCACTATGACTTTCGGCCAAAttctcatccaaaaaaatttcaatctcATACTCTCCCCCATTGATGGTGTCGGCTGCGGGCGCACATCCATCCTGCAAATTCGGCAAATTTATAATGTGCCCCTGATCTTTTGAAAGTTCACTGCAATGCCCTTACTTTGATTGTAAAATCAAAAGGAATTAATCATAGTAAgaaggagaaaatgaaaaaaatttaaaaagtaacaAGGAAACAAACTAGACGATAGAAGGGAAAAGGGATAAATAGTAATAATGATAGGTGGCGCCTCCGCCCCTTTACCATGcgaggaaattttttatttaaaaaaaataacctaTCATATTTTACTTATCTTGAATTCTCTTTCAATCATGGTCGATGCCTATGATGGCAAAGCACGTAATTTAAGGGTGTGTTTAGTTTGGCATTTGGGAAAGTCAAAGGCTTTTAACCTAAAGGAGCTAAGATACTATCATAATTGATAATTAATGAATGAGTGATCTCCTTCGGCTCATCAGCATTTCCCCTCAAAGTACCAACTTCTCGGCTAAGAAATCGGCAACATTTCTTAAGGCGCCAGAGTGGGAAATCATGGAAATTGGCAACATCACATAGCAGTCCATGATGGGTGGAAATTTTCTCACGCTTGAGGCCAGAAAGGGAGTTTTGGACTTCACCACATGGGTGTGGGTGAATGAGGATAAATGCGGCCACGACATGGACTAAGCACAGGCCACTCTAATTAGGCAAACATCGCAGAAGATGAAAGCGAACAAGCATGGTAACATTGCGAAGCAAAATAAGCGTTGAGTGAAACAAAAGGAACCGGGAGCAGAGAagtagggttttattttttcaaatgagGCAAAAGTGAACTTTTTAATAAGATTTTGAGGACAAAAAAGGCAGCTGgtcaaatttcattaattgatGGAGTAGCATTCTTGTCTTAAGCTTTGCCAAAATCAGCATTCGGCCAAAGAGGTCTCAAAACTTTTTGCCAAACACTCAGAATTTTCATCAAGAGGCTTTGAAAGCATAAAACTCTTTGGGAATTTAAAGGAAACACACCCTAAGTAGGCCCTGCATGTCGGAAAtccaattaaagaaaagaaaagaaaaaaggaaaggaaaaaaaattgtaaaaatcattcctattagtgatttttgtctaaaattgaCTGAAATAACTATATTAATAACTTGTTAGAAAatataggactaaattgataaattgccaggcttatgataaaattgataaaattaaaatgtttatgattgaattaattactatataattaatttttgactttttgaacaattatccATCTCAACGATATCGTGATTAAACTTTCTCCGTCTCATGAATTAAGGgatctctctctatttcttatttatgtatCAAATGATGCCAAAAATGCGAAATTCAATAGACCTCCTCCATCTATTTCataaaatcttcttcttccatgcCAGTACCTTAGTAATGCATGATTATACTTTCCAACCCACAAGCTTAGGAGGTCAAATTTGCTCGTAGTAATAACACATGAATACCGTGTAATGAATAAGCTTATAGATTTTTAGCATTTTGGTGGTATTGCGGCGATTCTTAAATAGAACGATTCATTTGGACCTTGTGTATTGAATTTATGGCGGCCTTTTCAGCAACTTTTCAGAGGACATTGTTAAGTTGGTCACGTCTCTCGACTCTTttattttacaaagaaaaaaccGTAATcttcaataattaattattgacttTCGCTTGTGTGGTCTCCATGAACGCTAAAGAAAACGAAAACATAAGGTTTTATTGATTCTCATCGCCTGATTTCCCTCTCAACGTCTTCCTCTTTTAATATTCAGAGTCCCTTTTTCTTCCCAACCTCTTTTTTAACTCACGCGCTCTCGGTCTCAACTTTTCAACCTATTAATGCAATGAaactggaaaaaagaaaacaaaaaagttgttgcttatttttttttgggtgaaattcTAAATAAATCCAAGACTAAAAAGCTCCTATCTAAATTAAGGAGGTCTCTCAGTCTCAAGTTTCCGACCAATTGTTAATTCAACGAAACTGAAAACAGaatatgttgattttcttctccAAAATTAAGAATCCAAGACtaaaagaaataacttttacTTGTTATTTATTGATCGAAATGTTACGGTGACCGCATTACGACTCTTTCAAGTCCGAAACTCTTGACCGCATTACGACTCTTTCAAGTCCGAAACTCTTGAAATTTTCATGCCAGTCAAATATTGACACGTAGATTCACGCATTATGTTTTTATGATTTActgaaatttgaatattattttggatttttacgGGAAAGCAAAACAAGATGGGCCTCTAATAACTATAACCACtatttttgtttgtattttaTGTATTTCAGTGTCGACGCAATTAGAACTAAATGcccaaaaataaaacgaaaaattTAATAGTGAAACAAGCAATTTCAGGGACACATATTGCATCCGCTTAACTCTCTAACTTGTCCCTCGAAATGCCATCAATGAATTTTCAACAGAAGTAATTTCACATATTTTGGCAAAATGGGGGAAAATGACATGTGGAAAGTATTTGCTTGGACGTAAGTGTtagaaaataagtaaaattgattttgtttttattagttttttggCCAGGAGTAAGCATGATGCATGAACTCTTCAAACCAGCAAAGATAGGTGTCTTCAAGAAGCCCGCGTTGATCAAGGAAAGGAGCTGGCAACACAAAGGAGAATATAGCATGCATGAAGACAAGTGTGTGGGCCCAACATTGAACACACGAGCTGGACGTGGCAAAGGGTTATGGCATGAGGCATACATGTCATCTCTCTACTTTTGGCTTGTCAACAGTGAGAGACTTCTACATGATGTATGGGACACGAAGACTCACTTTGGAGGACAGCCTGCACCAAAAAACCTTTGCCGCTTCACCAGGCGGTGGTCTTCTCCTTATATATACGTTTACTTGGTACAAGGGATGTAGGGAAAACAGAGATCGCTTctgaaaaaaacagagagagatcgagagagagtgaACTTTTCTAACCTGTAGAGAAAAGTTTATTCTTAGCTTTGTATTGCATCCGACTACATACTAAACATCTTATTGTCTTGTGTCGTTCATCTCTTTTCATTCATCTCCTTTTTTTGTTATGTTTTGCATGCGAGTTTCCACAAATCTTTATCCTTTTGATTCCAACAATTGGTCTCGGAACTAACAATGGCATCCACCAATTCCGTTCAATTGTGATTTCCAAAGTTGAAAACAACTAATCTATATGGATGAAAGTTCTTTTTAAATCGCAAGATTTGTGGAATCTGGTGGAGAATGACTACACCAAAGTGGTTGATGCAGAAGAATTCAATGCTTtgaggaaagaggagaaagaatTGTTGGTGAACCCCgaaataaatattagaaaatattgtaTGTAATCTTTCAAGTCATAGAGGAAtcgatatttgaaaaaaaaatattgagggCAGAGACCGCAAAAGTAGTGTgggatattttgcaaaaatcctATAAAGGCAATGATCGTGTTAGGCCAGTGCGACTCCAAACACTTCGAGGAGATTTTGACTCTTTACGCATGAATGACTCGGAATCTATATTGGCATACTTTGATCGTGTACAAACCGTTGTTTACCAATTGAGGGTTAATGGTGAAGAACTCTAGGATGTACAAGTGGTTGAAAAAATCTTGAGGTCTTTGACTAACATATTTGACTACGTTGTTGCGGTGATCGAAGAAGGCCAAGATATATCAACCATGACGTTAAAGCGGTTGATGGGTTCATTATGCCTGCATGAGCAAAGAATGAATCAAAAGTCCATTGATTTAGACCCCGAGCAAGCGCTACAAAGTCAGGTCACTCACTCAAATCGAGGAGGTTGTTATGGTGCCTGAGGTCATGGTGGAAATCTAAATTCCACTGGAAGGTATAAAATACATGACAAGTCAAAAGTCAAGTGTTTTAAGTTTAACAAATTCGGACATTACAAATCCGAATGTTGAGCAAATATGGGGCACGAGTAGCCAAAACATGTACATGATGTTGATGCTAATGAAAACGTGGtgttagcatgcaaaacgaaTGACTCAAGCGCCATGGACGCTAATATTTGGTACCTCGATACTGGGTGCAATAATCACATGTGTGGCTGAAATGAGATATTTTCGTAGTTAGATGAGACATTTCGTGGTGAAGTCAActttagaaataaataaaaaattaccatgATAGGCAAAGGTAACATTGATATCAGCTCTAAAAATGGTACTAACGTTATTGTTGCGGATGTTTATTTTGTGTCGAGActttttttggaatttgttaAGTGTTGCGCAACTTTCTAAATAAGGCTACAAAGTTAACATTGAAAATGGAGTTTGCACCATCAGAGGTGTAAACAATAAGTTGATCACTACGGCATAGATGACAAAGAATTGGATGTTCCCTCTACCCCTTCAAACAAAGATTTTGTTGAGTTTTCAAGCGATGACAAAAGATAGCAAGTGGCTATGGCATCTTTGCTTTGGTCATCTAAATTCTCATGGACTAAAATTACTGGTCCGGAAAAAGATGGTGACTAGCACGCCTTTGATTGATAGTCCAGATCGTCCATGTGAAGGATGtctcattggaaaaaaaaaagcattgagAATCCTTTCTAGTTGGAAAAGCTAGAAGAGCCAAGCAACCTTTGTTATTGGCACATATGGACATTTGTGGTCTTGTTGATGTGGAATCAGTTAGACAAAAAAGGTATACACTAATTTTTGTCGATGATTTTACTAGAAAAACATGGTTATATTTCTTGAGAGAAAAGTCCGAAgcttttggcaaatttaaagaattcaaaGTCTATGTTGAGAAACATGGTGACTTTAATTCAAAGACGTTAAGATTAGATAGTGGTGAAGAATTTACTTTCAGTGAATTAGATTAATTCTGTAAAATTCATGAAGTGAAACCTTAGTTGACTACTAgctatactcctcagcaaaatagCATAatagaacaatttctaaaatagcGAGGAGTATGCTAAAGGATAAAGCATTACTAAAGAAGTTTTAGGCAGAAGCCATTGCTTATGCTGTATTTGTGCTAAACAAATGTCCAATAAGGAGCGTTCTTAGAAGAACTCTAGAAAAGGCTTGGAGTGGCAACAAGCCAAATGTTTCGTTCCTACAAGTATTTAGGAAAAAGTTGGATGACAAAAGCCAAAAGTGCATTTTCATTGGCTATTGTGAGGTGATTAAGGATTATAGGCTATACAATCCAGTCATAGGGAAGGTAATTATTAGCAAGgatgttcaattttttgaatatgAAGCCTAGGACTAGAACCAAAAGGTTGACCAGAAAAGTAATCCTATTGAAGATGAACCATTGGCGGAAGAGACAGAAAAATCTTCAACTGAAGATCCATCACTTTTGCCTAGTAGTTCATCCTCTTCACCAGCAATGACTGTAGAACCGTTGATTCATCATTCGCAATGATTGTAGAAGATGCCAATTAAATTCAAGGATTATGTGGTTACAAGAGATTATGATAGTGACGATGATGAAATCACTAATGAAATGATGgtgaatttttgtttatttgcaAAATGTGACCCAATATCCTATGATGATGCAATTGTAGATAAGAAGTGGATCAAGCAATTGATGAAAAAATCCACTCCATTGAAAAGAATGACACATGAGTGCTAACTTCTTTGCCATCTAGTAAGAAGGCTGTAGGTGTCAAGTGCATGTACACGACAAAATATAAAACTGACGGTCGGGTGGATTGTCATAAAGCCAGACTAGTCGTGAAAGGTTACAAGCAAAAGCCAGGTATTGATTACTTTGACATATTTGCATCAATGGCTCAAATGGATACCATTCGGATGATATTAGCACTTGCTTAGAATCGTTGGAAGAtccatcaaatggatgtgaaatcAACATTTCTTAACGGTTTCCTTGATGGGGAAGTATATGTGGAGAGTATGAGAAGAAAGGGTGTGAAAATCAAGTGTACAAACTAAAGAAAGTATTGTACGGGCTAAAATGGGCACCTCGAGCTTAGTACATTAGGATTGACACATACTTGTTGGAGCATGGTTTCAAAAGTGCCCATATGAGCATACACTATATCAAGTCAAATCATGATGGTGATCTTATAATTATATGcctttatgttgatgacttgATATTTACAGAAACTGTGAAAAGATGTTTGTAGAATTAAGTTAGGCCATGACTAATCAGTTTGAGATGATAGATTTGGGATTGATGTCATATTTTCTCGGCCTTAAAGTGAAGCAGACAAATGAAGGCATATTTATCTCACAGCGGAAATATGTAATGACATTTTGAAGCAACTTAATATGGAATCGCTCAAATCAATTTGAACTCCCCTAGCAGAATGGTTGGAGCTGAAGAAAGAAGGAACAAGTGAATTGATAAATTCCACTTATTTTAAAAGCATTGTTGACAATTTAA of the Eucalyptus grandis isolate ANBG69807.140 chromosome 10, ASM1654582v1, whole genome shotgun sequence genome contains:
- the LOC104422255 gene encoding uncharacterized protein LOC104422255 isoform X1; protein product: MASMKCKAVSGSLRFHIGLLPYASTPLLRVDLMLISAAIAPSLKKLLQSKGHDVEVHIQLKNALHPKWAHTTAEAMLQMSRIMHLDEAELYFCEDDSCSPMGYYTQKNELEALNSMLSHVNSSFLDDTCSHKDVLQDLREAIIQLICDFGEKNITETRVINSQNCDKENFLLQWAAIMQYGKVDSATNTLKFRMSRPCHAGEQFYLICGNFSSLHLITFYGFMPQMDNPYDVVQLGNSNFIIFIWDEMLYFLDNMQNSSIPNETGYIDGSQDVCSDELDASSGTTHMVRGTWFSDNHSNFHYGLPVPLLTHFRRAREDFLDADSPLQEKLKIEIEVLEDLSLTFSGMMENLGEVDSVSGEKMDWDVKLAVEYRNLQRMISLILSSCYASRKLVEDDRCKSIAKDNSSPF
- the LOC104422255 gene encoding uncharacterized protein LOC104422255 isoform X2 codes for the protein MASMKCKAVSGSLRFHIGLLPYASTPLLRVDLMLISAAIAPSLKKLLQSKGHDVEVHIQLKNALHPKWAHTTAEAMLQMSRIMHLDEAELYFCEDDSCSPMGYYTQKNELEALNSMLSHVNSSFLDDTCSHKDVLQDLREAIIQLICDFGEKNITETRVINSQNCDKENFLLQWAAIMQYGKVDSATNTLKFRMSRPCHAGEQFYLICGNFSSLHLITFYGFMPQMDNPYDVVQLDIDGSQDVCSDELDASSGTTHMVRGTWFSDNHSNFHYGLPVPLLTHFRRAREDFLDADSPLQEKLKIEIEVLEDLSLTFSGMMENLGEVDSVSGEKMDWDVKLAVEYRNLQRMISLILSSCYASRKLVEDDRCKSIAKDNSSPF
- the LOC104422258 gene encoding pentatricopeptide repeat-containing protein At4g20740, whose translation is MPPNHRPAPEPFKPYFFYGHRKSSQNRPVVYGGLFSSRKAIAARRSPRPTSPPAPFHLHEWDPDHHGALQSPPPAPEPASSLAASRRLSPIARFIVDAFRRNRGDWGPPVVAEVLKAENNATIASKFFAWAGRQKGYRHDYAAYNALAYCLNRNDKFRAADQVPELMDSHWKPPSEKQFEILIRMHADARRGLRLYYVYEKMKKFGVKPRVFLYNKIIDGLVRTDHLDLALSVYDDFRFDGLVEDSVTYMILIKGLCKAGRINEMMEILAKMRANLCKPDVFAYTAMVKILVSEGNLDGCLGVWEEMKRDGVKADVMAYGTLVTGLCKGKRTDKAFELFQEMKAKCFLIDRAIYGVLVESFVACGKVESACGLLKDLIDLGYQADLRIYNALIEGLCSVKHVDKAHKLFFIMLQDDLWPDFRTVNPILVSYAEMRRMEDFSKLLMQMEKFGFSVMNDLSSFFSSFVCVEERIPIALDVFRDLKVKGYCSVSIYNILLGALKKSGDVKLVMSLFDEMKSTQIKPNSLTYSITIECLVALGEIKEACTFYNKIMEMSCLPSIDAYCSLAKGLSKIGEIDATMMLIRDCLASVMSGPMEFKYSLTILHATKSGQAEKVVEVLDEMVQEGFPPSDVAFCAVISGFCKHGTIEEARKVFSSMQQHKLLKESDAIVYEDMLVEHMQKKTADLVLSGLKFFGLERKLKAKECNLLPL